The DNA region CCATTCCCGATCTAAAGGCACACTAGAAAATTTAAAGAAGGTGCAGCCAATATCCGATGAAGGCAAAGGAAAATTACAAATACAGACATCGATATCCAGCCGTTCGATCAAATTATTGTCGATCGGCTGGTTGAATACGAAAGCCAATTCCGCTGTTTTCGGTACATATTTATGCGCCAAATATTTATAATAAGCTGTTTCAGCAGAAGTTCCGCTCAAAGCAAAAAGGATTTTACTACTACGATTGACTTTCGCTTCAGTTAAGGAAGCTAAGCTGATCGCTAAATCTTCTTTATATAAGAAATCATGATTATCTTTAAGAATGGTCGTCCAAGTTTCGATTGTTTTTGGGTATTTTTTTTCCATCAAGGCTTTGAATTTAGAATCATTTTTTTGAAATAAAGGAGAAAGTTCCTGTAATGCTTTTTCATTCACCAGAAAGGCCTTGATGATTGCTTTTAGTTCAACATTTAAGGGGTAACTCAAACCGGAATGTTGGAAAAATTTAGTGACTAAGTGCTCGAAATCCTCTGTTGCCTGTAAAAAGCTATTTGGCAAAAAGTGGCTTTTCTCATCATAAACGATCGTGTCTAAGGAAATCAGAAATGCAAACACGATTTCAGAGTCCGTAATCAAGTTGTAAGAATCTGGACGTAATGATTTTTTCGCTGCTGCTTTCAACATAATAAATGTATCACTATGGCGATATTTATCTAAAATTTTTGCGTCTAGATAGACTAACTTT from Enterococcus sp. 9D6_DIV0238 includes:
- a CDS encoding helix-turn-helix domain containing protein; its protein translation is MNEIGYKLLLDTSTKRKITILNLLLESELPILISELAEICEVSQKTLRRDIQALSKLFPDSLILENSSLILNISTDMNPILSYIEEEVKNNILFSIVEDTFYGRSETIDYLSEKFFIAESTLRKYLSVLKEVLEDFDLTLNLSPIEILGDEVNARYFYFHFFEQVAEYNQHSYLKSRHMDLYAILRSLLHNYGLILNVDYHRFVRWMTVSEQRIRQQKLVYLDAKILDKYRHSDTFIMLKAAAKKSLRPDSYNLITDSEIVFAFLISLDTIVYDEKSHFLPNSFLQATEDFEHLVTKFFQHSGLSYPLNVELKAIIKAFLVNEKALQELSPLFQKNDSKFKALMEKKYPKTIETWTTILKDNHDFLYKEDLAISLASLTEAKVNRSSKILFALSGTSAETAYYKYLAHKYVPKTAELAFVFNQPIDNNLIERLDIDVCICNFPLPSSDIGCTFFKFSSVPLDREWEILAKKLTTI